The Halomonas qaidamensis genome includes the window CGCCCATGGGCCTAGCCACAAGATTGACGAACGCAAACGATGCTGCGATCAGGCCAGCCGTGGCGGCATTGAGTCCCCAAGTCTCCTCAAAGAACATAGGCAGCATGGATACGACTGCCAGCTCCGCGCCGAAGTTTGCAAAGTAAGTGCTGTTAAGCGCAGCCACACTATTGAAGGAGTACTTATCATCTTCAGGTACTCCCTTGCGCAAAATTGGCAGGTTAACCCGCAGAATTTGTACAATTTGGTAGATCACAATCGCGACGATAACGAGGTAGGCGATGGTGGCGCCAGTGACCGATAAGTAGCCCATGTACTGGATACGCCACACCAAAATGGCGAGTACGCCAACGAGTGGGATGGTCCAGATGATCAGCTTGATCATATCGGCCCAAGAGCTCACTTCCATGGCTGCCGTTTTACGTGGTTTGCGATGGGAGCTGGCATCAGGACCATCAGTGATCGCGAACCAGTAATAGACGCCGTAAGCCGCCATCACGATGGCACTTTGAGCAATTGCCCAACGCCAGCCATCGGGCCCGCCGTACATGCTTAGAGCAATGGTCGGGAGCGACATGGCCGCTACTGCGGAACCAAAATTGCCCCAGCCAGCGTAAAAGCCCTCGGCAAAGCCGATGTCCTTGGGCTTGAACCACAGCGCGGTCATATGGATACCTACCACGAAGCTGGCACCGATCGAACTCAGCACTAAGCGGGCGACCAGTAGCTGGGTCATGCTATCCCCGAAGGCGAATGCCAGTGCCGGTATCGACATTGTCACCATTAGCACTGAAAACACGCGACGCGGACCGAAGCGGTCCAATGCCATGCCAACAATAATACGCGCAGGGATGGTCAACGCGACGTTGCAAATGGCGAATAGCTTGAGGTCGTCCGGGGTCAGCCAGTCGACGCTCTTGAGCATACTCGACGCCAGCGGCGCCATGTTGAACCACACGTAAAAGGTAATAAAAAAGGCGATCCAGGTCAGGTGCAAAGCCCGGATTTCAGGGCTGCGAAACTTGAATACAGAGGAAACTTTCATGGGCGTCTCATCCTGTGTCCCAAGGGTGGTTTAGGGCTGCTCAAGGACTGGGCAGGATCAATAAAGGACATTCGGCGCGTCGAGCCAGGAACGAGCTGACACTGCCGAACGTCATGTAGTCGAGTTCATCGACAAAATACGTCAACGACTTGGCGATGATGCCACCGTCTGGTTGATGGCTATGACGGGCGATCACCAGCAGGTCTGGCGAGAGTTTCTGAGTTGCTTGCAGCAGCATCTTGCGGGCATCTCCCTCGGCTAGCAGCAGCTCTGCTTCGAAACCCTCGCCGGTAGCGAATGTCACGCCTTCTTGAAGGTGCTGTTTAAGCTCGTCACGCTCTTGTTGAAAGAGCGTTTCGTTGTTGTCGGTAGCGTCGAGAGGGTTCTCAACGACACCGACGAGTACCAGCAGGGGTTGGTTACAGCGGAACATATTGACGATTTGAGCAAGCGCCAGCTTAGCGTTTCGCGAACCGTCGTAGGCGATCATGATTTTCATGGTGTCCTCCCGCAGTGGGGTAGGGGATCAAGACCCGGCGCTTAGCGCCGGGCGTAAAGATTAGGGGTTCTGAACATAGGTCAGGGGTTTTTAACGTAGGCACCCTTGCGCAGGTAGAACCACCAGTTAATAACAAGGCAAATCGCGTAGAAGGCCGCGAAACCATACATAGCCAGTTCCGGTGTGCCGGCTTGAATTTGTTCGCCCATGACCCGAGGGGCGATGAAAGCGCCATAGGCGGCAACGGCAGAGGTCCACCCCAGTACCGGGCCTTTCTGTTGTTGGTCGAAAATCACGCCTATGCTGCGGAAGGTTGAACCATTGCCAATACCGCTGGCGGCGAATAGCACAATGAACAGCAGAAGGAATATCCAGAAGAATTGGTTGGGGTCAGTGGCGTTATAGGCCAGCATCATCACATAGCCGGTGGCCATAGAGGCGACCACCATAACCGCAGAAATAAGTTGGGTGACGATTGAGCCGCCCACCTTGTCGGAAATCCAACCGCCCAACGGGCGTATCAGTGCACCTACAAAGGGGCCTATCCAAGCCCATGTTAAGGCGCTGGGGGCCTCTGGGTTGGCTACGCGGGTGAGTGAGCCATCGGCGGCCACTTCCATCATATTGCCGAAGATAACGTTAATAGAGAGGGGCAGTGCCGCAGAGAAGCCAATAAAAGAGCCGAAGGTCAGGATGTAGAGAACCGTCATTGACCAGGTGTGCTTATTGGAAAATATCGCGAACTGCTTCTGAATATTGGGCTTAATGTCGCCTGGAATTAGGCGCAGCAACACCAGAGTTAGCACAATGGTTAGCGGCAGAGCAATCCACATATTAAGCCAACCGAGAGCCAGCATGCCGATGATCGCAGTCACTAAACCTACGCCATAGAGCCCTAATATTTTACTGAAAGCCGCCAGCGGAGAGCCGGGATTGGGGGTAATGGTGCGCAGGTTATTCATTCCAAACCAGCCGGCGAACGCTAAAGGAATCAGGAATACGAGCCAGATAAAGCCAGCATTCTGAATCCATGTGTCGGTACCTGCTTCGATGCGGCCAATTAAGGTGCCACTGGCGCTTTGCAGCTCTAGCGGAGCACCAGCAAGAGCGCCGAAAATACCAACGGTCATTACCAGCGGGATGACGATCTGCATGGTGGTAACGCCAAAATTGCCTAGCCCCGCATTCATACCCAG containing:
- a CDS encoding MFS transporter, which gives rise to MKVSSVFKFRSPEIRALHLTWIAFFITFYVWFNMAPLASSMLKSVDWLTPDDLKLFAICNVALTIPARIIVGMALDRFGPRRVFSVLMVTMSIPALAFAFGDSMTQLLVARLVLSSIGASFVVGIHMTALWFKPKDIGFAEGFYAGWGNFGSAVAAMSLPTIALSMYGGPDGWRWAIAQSAIVMAAYGVYYWFAITDGPDASSHRKPRKTAAMEVSSWADMIKLIIWTIPLVGVLAILVWRIQYMGYLSVTGATIAYLVIVAIVIYQIVQILRVNLPILRKGVPEDDKYSFNSVAALNSTYFANFGAELAVVSMLPMFFEETWGLNAATAGLIAASFAFVNLVARPMGGMVSDRMGNRRFVMLCYMFGISVGFLMMALLNSSWPLILAIAVTIGTSIFVQGAEGATFGIIPSIKRRITGQISGMAGAYGNVGAVVYLTIFTFVTPSQFFYIIAAGAFISWVICLVWLKEPEGAFDDEYYVSSVDRDIETQSLKNSKT
- a CDS encoding universal stress protein → MKIMIAYDGSRNAKLALAQIVNMFRCNQPLLVLVGVVENPLDATDNNETLFQQERDELKQHLQEGVTFATGEGFEAELLLAEGDARKMLLQATQKLSPDLLVIARHSHQPDGGIIAKSLTYFVDELDYMTFGSVSSFLARRAECPLLILPSP
- a CDS encoding MFS transporter; protein product: MSKRNADIEKWDVEDAHFWEQTGKRVANRNLWISIPSLLMGFAVWMMWGMITTQMQNLGFTFTINQLFSLTALAGLAGATLRIPASFMIRIAGGRNTIFLTTALLMIPAAGTGLALMNPGTPFWVFQALALLSGIGGGNFACSMSNISTFYPSKQQGYALGMNAGLGNFGVTTMQIVIPLVMTVGIFGALAGAPLELQSASGTLIGRIEAGTDTWIQNAGFIWLVFLIPLAFAGWFGMNNLRTITPNPGSPLAAFSKILGLYGVGLVTAIIGMLALGWLNMWIALPLTIVLTLVLLRLIPGDIKPNIQKQFAIFSNKHTWSMTVLYILTFGSFIGFSAALPLSINVIFGNMMEVAADGSLTRVANPEAPSALTWAWIGPFVGALIRPLGGWISDKVGGSIVTQLISAVMVVASMATGYVMMLAYNATDPNQFFWIFLLLFIVLFAASGIGNGSTFRSIGVIFDQQQKGPVLGWTSAVAAYGAFIAPRVMGEQIQAGTPELAMYGFAAFYAICLVINWWFYLRKGAYVKNP